The Dunckerocampus dactyliophorus isolate RoL2022-P2 chromosome 13, RoL_Ddac_1.1, whole genome shotgun sequence genome window below encodes:
- the si:dkey-13p1.4 gene encoding transmembrane protein 151B, whose product MLSSDLDSAEDTEASVLNDAEEEEQEEDSPAESDVEEQRPVKQSLGACVCREPHWRCLLLSLLMYSCLGAISWCQLSRVTKINFNSALTSAFSASFSSSPQRSSGMGPGGHSMIYHDSPCSDGYIYIPLAFLFMLYVLYMVECWHCRARSELQCKADVDSVYERVLRMQQAQPCIWWKAISYHFVRRTRQVTRYRNGDAYTTTQVYNERVNTHVAEGEFDYSRCGMKDVSRDVRGLEEHPATRLQFTKCFSFTEAGPENDYLNQRARFFSEIEGLDDYMEAREGMQLKNVDFRENLIAYVHPDKMPWYTSQVAFWLAALFMLSWPLRVLIEYRTAYVHYRIEKLFGIDYTSPLDEDRNVSSGCAIPRVDTLDSTELEWHIRCNRQVIPSYSEAMLINMSTADSDSLHDTECTTSSNCYLLDSSPTTQSYGALQSQSEQVSEQNTREGGRRRMRRRTITSSSCSSLFSCQGARFRSRLSSATSRFSLCRMYGSRRTVGLWRSRSSNMTDPCCLDEQGGRSDSSQLALSDSPPNYSDARFFPVLIVHGPDGCGGENGGEVQRSHIRRDSSCVETAL is encoded by the coding sequence CAGCGCCCAGTCAAGCAGTCACTGGGAGCCTGCGTGTGCCGAGAGCCTCACTGGCGCTGCCTGCTGCTCTCCCTGCTCATGTACAGCTGCCTGGGCGCCATCAGCTGGTGCCAACTGAGTCGGGTCACAAAGATCAACTTCAACTCTGCCCTCACCTCCGCCTTCTCAGCCTCCTTTTCCTCCTCACCACAAAGGAGTTCCGGGATGGGACCTGGAGGCCACTCCATGATCTACCACGATAGTCCCTGCTCTGATGGCTACATCTACATCCCCTTGGCCTTCCTGTTCATGCTCTATGTGTTGTACATGGTGGAGTGCTGGCACTGCCGGGCCCGCAGCGAGCTGCAGTGCAAAGCGGATGTAGACAGCGTGTATGAACGCGTGCTGCGCATGCAGCAAGCTCAGCCTTGCATTTGGTGGAAGGCCATCAGCTACCACTTTGTGCGCAGGACGCGGCAAGTCACCCGCTACCGGAATGGGGACGCCTACACCACCACGCAAGTGTACAACGAGAGGGTCAACACGCACGTAGCTGAAGGAGAGTTTGACTACAGCCGCTGTGGCATGAAGGATGTGTCACGTGACGTCAGAGGGTTGGAGGAGCATCCTGCAACCCGTCTGCAGTTCACCAAGTGTTTCAGCTTCACTGAGGCCGGCCCCGAGAACGACTACCTCAATCAGCGAGCGAGGTTCTTCTCAGAAATTGAAGGTCTGGATGATTACATGGAGGCCAGGGAAGGCATGCAGCTGAAGAATGTGGACTTCAGGGAGAACCTAATAGCGTATGTGCACCCAGATAAGATGCCCTGGTACACGTCGCAGGTGGCATTTTGGTTGGCTGCTCTCTTCATGCTCTCCTGGCCTCTGAGAGTCCTCATAGAGTACCGCACTGCATACGTGCACTATCGCATAGAGAAGCTATTTGGGATAGACTACACTTCCCCGCTAGACGAAGACAGGAATGTTAGCAGCGGTTGTGCTATTCCGAGAGTCGACACGCTGGACAGCACGGAATTAGAATGGCACATCCGCTGCAACCGCCAGGTGATCCCCAGCTACTCCGAGGCCATGCTGATAAACATGAGCACGGCCGACTCTGACTCTTTGCATGACACTGAATGTACCACATCCTCCAACTGCTACCTTCTGGACAGCAGCCCCACCACCCAGAGCTACGGAGCGCTCCAAAGTCAGTCGGAGCAAGTCAGCGAACAGAACACACGGGAAGGCGGGcgcaggaggatgaggaggaggaccaTCACCAGCTCCAGCTGCTCCTCCCTTTTCTCCTGCCAGGGGGCACGCTTCCGCTCCCGCCTGTCCTCTGCCACGTCCCGGTTCTCTCTCTGCCGTATGTACGGGTCACGTCGCACGGTGGGTCTGTGGAGGAGCCGGAGCAGCAACATGACGGACCCCTGCTGCCTGGACGAGCAGGGGGGACGCTCAGACTCCAGTCAGCTGGCCCTCAGCGACAGTCCACCCAATTACAGTGATGCAAGGTTCTTTCCTGTACTTATAGTGCATGGACCTGATGGCTGCGGGGGCGAGAATGGCGGAGAGGTGCAGCGTAGCCACATACGAAGAGACTCGTCATGCGTGGAGACGGCCCTGTGA
- the LOC129192540 gene encoding Krueppel-like factor 11 produces the protein MPSRKYMDMDPRGTGDHCGSKRRRHDTEQSGTNRCSPGLEYTDLEAAEALVCMSSWGHFVSSNRPNPCKPRPLTPASDSCDSLLPPELPESPKDFVSLSSLCMTPPHSPSFAENSSSSAAASSQYSNNTPSLPPPLQPCRSMATSVIRHTADSSPCQYHIRVVPNSEKSRDAESAMTPQQQQSITLTEQITTPPSPPALLTPSKTEAGRSKPSLDIVSTLIPVSTQQQNSPPTPATLTPPPVTSPQIICQMFPFSSQSGIISALIPSAVHTSSTGARTASTPILPQPATSNPAPVQQSLIVGSAVPQGTVMLVLPQSSVPQTSHGPQTVMTLGNTKLLPLAPAPVYVPTGPGGSTAATKMDFSRRRNYVCNFPGCRKTYFKSSHLKAHLRTHTGEKPFSCSWDGCDKRFARSDELSRHRRTHTGEKKFVCSVCDRRFMRSDHLTKHARRHMTTKKIPTWQADVRNLNKMAAGKNPPAKATSLATISMLVPAGSQ, from the exons ATGCCATCCCGGAAGTATATGGACATGGACCCTCGCGGG ACTGGTGATCACTGCGGGTCTAAGCGAAGGAGGCATGACACCGAGCAGTCTGGCACCAATAGATGTTCTCCCGGTCTAGAGTACACAGATCTGGAGGCAGCCGAAGCTCTGGTGTGTATGAGCTCCTGGGGTCACTTTGTCAGCAGCAACAGGCCGAACCCCTGCAAGCCGAGACCTCTCACCCCTGCCTCAGATTCCTGCGACTCCCTCCTGCCCCCAGAGCTCCCAGAATCCCCGAAAGACTTTGTGTCGCTTTCCTCTCTG TGCATGACGCCCCCTCACAGCCCAAGCTTTGCCGAAAACTCATCCTCCAGTGCTGCCGCGTCCTCGCAATATTCAAATAacaccccctccctcccccctcCGCTGCAGCCCTGTAGGTCTATGGCGACCAGCGTAATTCGCCACACGGCAGACAGCTCCCCCTGCCAATACCACATTCGAGTGGTACCCAATTCTGAGAAAAGCAGAGACGCTGAATCGGCTATGAcgccgcagcagcagcagagcatCACCCTGACGGAGCAGATCACCACACCCCCGTCTCCTCCAGCTCTTCTCACACCCTCAAAAACAGAAGCTGGTCGTTCTAAACCCTCTTTGGACATTGTCTCCACACTCATTCCTGTCAGCACtcaacagcaaaacagccctcCAACTCCTGCAACCCTGACCCCGCCTCCAGTCACCAGCCCTCAAATCATCTGCCAAATGTTCCCCTTTAGCAGCCAATCAGGTATAATATCAGCCTTAATCCCCAGTGCGGTCCACACATCCTCCACTGGGGCCCGAACTGCCTCCACACCCATTCTCCCTCAGCCGGCCACCTCTAACCCCGCCCCTGTGCAGCAGTCCCTCATTGTGGGCTCTGCAGTGCCTCAGGGCACGGTGATGCTGGTCCTCCCCCAGTCCTCTGTCCCCCAGACCTCTCACGGACCTCAGACTGTCATGACCCTAGGCAACACCAAACTCCTTCCTTTGGCTCCGGCCCCAGTGTACGTGCCCACCGGACCCGGCGGCAGCACAGCAGCCACAAAGATGGACTTTTCCCGCCGGAGAAACTATGTGTGCAACTTCCCTGGTTGCAGGAAGACATACTTCAAGAGCTCACACCTCAAGGCTCATCTTCGCACACACACTG GTGAGAAACCCTTCAGCTGCAGCTGGGACGGCTGCGACAAGAGGTTCGCCCGCTCCGACGAGCTCTCTCGTCACCGACGAACGCACACCGGCGAGAAGAAGTTTGTGTGCTCCGTGTGCGACCGCCGGTTCATGCGCAGCGATCACCTCACCAAACACGCCCGGCGCCACATGACCACCAAGAAAATCCCCACCTGGCAGGCCGACGTTCGGAATCTGAACAAGATGGCTGCCGGCAAAAACCCTCCCGCCAAAGCCACCAGCCTGGCCACCATCAGCATGCTGGTACCTGCTGGCTCTCAGTAG
- the dnaaf2 gene encoding protein kintoun isoform X1, with protein sequence MELGEKLKELNMSVDEIKRLTKAFKDEKFRGMLRDYAEEIADPENRRIYEEEIAMLEQERGNNVEFVHPQPFRALKTSLNRKQKCYINICGNDKVGKPECKCGMSEDGRRGQCWSLPHNLTPGRRDTDPKGNKIMIYDVIFHPDTLHIANKNSKFMEMVSSTAVKGIQDAFKVTLDENNMKELNTKYKGMPHPCVIRKPVPGFKPKDPAQDQPLAFPYPDEKPQTLSPDPKPRSFEIQREKNKEPTEPSYSVKYRSFIDLQDFRCSRDSAKSPRPKEIIITIDVPLMKSVAHANLEVKEKTLLLESKTPAYKLELPLSYPVDEERAVAKFIKQKGQLTVTLPVLPSKEASEFFAQCAGNSKGTEGDVEVGDKQTEGRESQVHDEEMKNKDEESVKDVIGEEEQLPEKLTGQEPVVEQQEVEEKLYEKERREEAEENVQEPGEQQEMSRQSEVNEDRSKDSVRNEDAPASADPLQTSPDEQGPVVPSEPPRDGEDVQVDSCLESQVTDLFMQETAKEEVRDVKMERDTFQVAQTEKSIEEGNKTPAPEEATSMESSASHPSKSTLLSAKDEEKPEPDKRQPPVLLREIDKDGNVTVVSDHSTSAGFLFQNSLMYELD encoded by the exons ATGGAGTTGGGAGAAAAGCTAAAGGAGCTTAACATGTCGGTGGATGAAATTAAGAGACTGACAAAGGCTTTTAAAGATGAGAAATTCAGAGGAATGCTGCGTGATTACGCTGAAGAGATAGCAGATCCAGAGAATAGGAGGATTTATGAAGAGGAGATTGCTATGCTGGAGCAGGAGAGGGGAAACAATGTCGAGTTCGTCCACCCGCAGCCATTCAGGGCCCTGAAGACCAGTCTGAACCGCAAGCAGAAGTGTTACATCAACATCTGTGGCAATGACAAAGTTGGGAAGCCTGAATGTAAGTGTGGGATGTCTGAGGACGGTCGCCGAGGGCAATGCTGGTCACTTCCTCACAATCTGACCCCAGGGAGGCGAGACACGGATCCAAAGGGAAACAAAATCATGATctatgatgttattttccacCCTGACACCCTCCACATAGCAAACAAAAACTCTAAATTTATGGAAATGGTGAGCAGCACGGCCGTGAAGGGAATCCAGGATGCCTTCAAGGTGACTTTGGACGAAAACAACATGAAGGAGTTGAACACAAAGTACAAAGGCATGCCTCATCCTTGTGTCATTCGAAAACCCGTCCCTGGATTCAAACCAAAGGATCCTGCTCAAGATCAGCCTCTTGCCTTCCCATATCCAGATGAAAAACCACAAACACTCAGCCCTGATCCCAAACCTAGGAGTTTTGAAATCCAACGTGAGAAAAACAAAGAGCCCACAGAGCCAAGCTATTCTGTGAAATACAGATCCTTCATTGACCTGCAGGACTTCAGGTGCTCCAGAGACTCGGCAAAGAGCCCCAGGCCCAAAGAGATCATCATCACTATAGATGTTCCGCTCATGAAGTCAGTAGCACATGCTAACCTGGAAGTGAAAGAGAAAACCCTGCTTCTGGAGTCTAAGACGCCTGCCTACAAACTGGAGCTACCTTTGTCCTACCCTGTGGACGAGGAGAGAGCAGTGGCCAAGTTCATCAAGCAGAAAGGACAGCTGACTGTGACCCTGCCTGTCCTTCCTTCCAAAGAGGCCTCAGAGTTCTTTGCTCAGTGTGCTGGTAATAGCAAAGGGACAGAAGGAGACGTGGAGGTGGGGGACAAACAGACGGAAGGCAGGGAAAGTCAAGTTCATGACGAGGAGATGAAGAACAAGGATGAGGAATCTGTGAAAGATGTCATTGGTGAGGAGGAGCAGTTGCCAGAGAAACTAACGGGTCAGGAACCTGTGGTAGAGCAgcaggaagttgaagaaaagCTGTATGAGAAAGAAAGACGGGAGGAAGCGGAGGAGAATGTGCAGGAACCTGGAGAACAACAAGAAATGAGCAGACAAAGTGAAGTCAATGAAGACAGAAGCAAAGATTCAGTCAGGAACGAGGATGCTCCAGCAAGCGCCGATCCGCTGCAGACTTCACCTGACGAGCAAGGCCCTGTAGTCCCCTCTGAACCACCTCGTGATGGAGAAGATGTACAAGTAGACTCCTGTTTAGAGTCACAAGTGACGGACCTGTTCATGCAAGAAACCGCAAAGGAGGAGGTGAGAGATGTTAAG ATGGAAAGAGACACATTTCAGGTAGCCCAGACAGAAAAAAGCATTGAAGAGGGTAACAAGACGCCAGCACCAGAGGAAGCAACTTCTATGGAAAGTTCAGCAAGTCACCCTTCAAAGAGCACCCTTCTCTCAGCGAAGGATgaggagaagccagagcctGACAAGAGGCAGCCGCCTGTGTTGTTGAGGGAAATCGACAAAGATGGCAACGTGACCGTCGTCAGCGATCACTCTACGTCAGCTGGATTCCTCTTCCAGAACTCCCTGATGTATGAACTCGACTAA
- the lrr1 gene encoding leucine-rich repeat protein 1, producing the protein MKLQCDVEVVNRMLPTFGMKSRGKGARAVLSIGKHLDKTNQHSTVYMMICTAKDRAGSKYKLKDNIEKFFTWFVEKGKATVRLKEPAVDICLSKADANSLKNFLSAARLADRGSVTSSLPLSTLTPVRARDVEQPKKKLTIISKKDYPLTSSFPYSLEQLQVSYCKLSRVDMRMLTLKALRKLDLSNNHIKKLPATIGDLGCLSELVLHNNHLEAFSEALCLSTLQRTLQVLDLSQNRLQSLPAQFCQLRELVNLKLDDNKLLCLPFHIGRFTKLRFLSVAHNQLAVLPSDFRKLRLENLDLFGNPFIQPNPLDNTMQLTFPVPLQELASRAVADLRIPYGPHVIPAHLCQDLEGAKTCDCGCFCISSYIKTAVSMNLHQVSHTVVLVDDMGGTDAPVTQHFCSLSCYSEFLDNSLQRGIR; encoded by the exons ATGAAGCTGCAGTGTGATGTGGAGGTGGTCAACAGGATGCTGCCCACCTTCGGCATGAAAAGTCGCGGCAAAGGGGCGAGAGCGGTGCTGTCCATCGGAAAACACTTGGACAAGACGAATCAACACAGTACTGTCTATATGATGATCTGCACAGCTAAGGACAGAGCAGGCTCCAAATATAAG CTGAAAGACAACATAGAGAAGTTCTTTACGTGGTTTGTGGAGAAAGGCAAGGCTACTGTCAGATTAAAGGAACCTGCTGTCGACATCTGTCTGAGCAAG GCCGACGCCAACAGCTTGAAGAACTTTCTCTCGGCAGCTCGCTTGGCCGACAGGGGAAGCGTCACGAGCAGTCTTCCGCTCTCGACCCTGACGCCCGTTCGCGCCAGAGATGTGGAGCAGCCCAAGAAGAAGCTGACCATCATCTCCAAGAAGGACTACCCACTCACCTCCAGCTTCCCTTACTCTCTAGAGCAGCTGCAGGTCTCCTACTGCAAGCTGTCACGTGTTGACATGCGCATGCTCACGCTCAAAG CTCTTCGTAAGCTGGACCTCAGTAACAATCACATCAAGAAGCTCCCCGCCACCATCGGTGATCTGGGCTGCCTGTCTGAGCTGGTCCTCCACAATAACCACCTGGAAGCCTTCAGCGAGGCCCTTTGTCTTTCCACTTTGCAGCGGACCCTCCAGGTCCTGGACCTCAGCCAGAACCGACTGCAGTCCCTCCCTGCTCAGTTCTGCCAGCTAAGGGAACTGGTCAACCTCAAGCTGGACGACAATAAACTGCTTTGTTTGCCGTTCCACATCGGCCGCTTCACTAAGTTGAGGTTCTTGTCTGTGGCACACAACCAGCTGGCGGTGCTGCCCAGTGACTTCCGCAAGCTGAGACTGGAAAACCTGGACTTGTTTGGGAACCCATTCATCCAGCCCAACCCTCTGGACAACACAATGCAGCTCACATTCCCGGTTCCTCTTCAAGAGCTTGCTTCAAGGGCTGTAGCAGACCTCAG AATTCCATACGGACCTCACGTCATTCCCGCTCACTTATGCCAAGACCTGGAAGGTGCAAAGACCTGCGACTGTGGATGCTTCTGCATCAGCTCCTACATTAAGACAGCCGTGAGCATGAACCTGCACCAAGTGTCTCACACCGTGGTCCTGGTGGACGACATGGGCGGCACAGACGCTCCAGTGACCCAGCACTTCTGCTCCCTTTCCTGCTACTCAGAGTTCTTGGACAACTCCCTCCAGAGGGGAATCAGATGA
- the dnaaf2 gene encoding protein kintoun isoform X2, which translates to MELGEKLKELNMSVDEIKRLTKAFKDEKFRGMLRDYAEEIADPENRRIYEEEIAMLEQERGNNVEFVHPQPFRALKTSLNRKQKCYINICGNDKVGKPECKCGMSEDGRRGQCWSLPHNLTPGRRDTDPKGNKIMIYDVIFHPDTLHIANKNSKFMEMVSSTAVKGIQDAFKVTLDENNMKELNTKYKGMPHPCVIRKPVPGFKPKDPAQDQPLAFPYPDEKPQTLSPDPKPRSFEIQREKNKEPTEPSYSVKYRSFIDLQDFRCSRDSAKSPRPKEIIITIDVPLMKSVAHANLEVKEKTLLLESKTPAYKLELPLSYPVDEERAVAKFIKQKGQLTVTLPVLPSKEASEFFAQCAGNSKGTEGDVEVGDKQTEGRESQVHDEEMKNKDEESVKDVIGEEEQLPEKLTGQEPVVEQQEVEEKLYEKERREEAEENVQEPGEQQEMSRQSEVNEDRSKDSVRNEDAPASADPLQTSPDEQGPVVPSEPPRDGEDVQVDSCLESQVTDLFMQETAKEEMERDTFQVAQTEKSIEEGNKTPAPEEATSMESSASHPSKSTLLSAKDEEKPEPDKRQPPVLLREIDKDGNVTVVSDHSTSAGFLFQNSLMYELD; encoded by the exons ATGGAGTTGGGAGAAAAGCTAAAGGAGCTTAACATGTCGGTGGATGAAATTAAGAGACTGACAAAGGCTTTTAAAGATGAGAAATTCAGAGGAATGCTGCGTGATTACGCTGAAGAGATAGCAGATCCAGAGAATAGGAGGATTTATGAAGAGGAGATTGCTATGCTGGAGCAGGAGAGGGGAAACAATGTCGAGTTCGTCCACCCGCAGCCATTCAGGGCCCTGAAGACCAGTCTGAACCGCAAGCAGAAGTGTTACATCAACATCTGTGGCAATGACAAAGTTGGGAAGCCTGAATGTAAGTGTGGGATGTCTGAGGACGGTCGCCGAGGGCAATGCTGGTCACTTCCTCACAATCTGACCCCAGGGAGGCGAGACACGGATCCAAAGGGAAACAAAATCATGATctatgatgttattttccacCCTGACACCCTCCACATAGCAAACAAAAACTCTAAATTTATGGAAATGGTGAGCAGCACGGCCGTGAAGGGAATCCAGGATGCCTTCAAGGTGACTTTGGACGAAAACAACATGAAGGAGTTGAACACAAAGTACAAAGGCATGCCTCATCCTTGTGTCATTCGAAAACCCGTCCCTGGATTCAAACCAAAGGATCCTGCTCAAGATCAGCCTCTTGCCTTCCCATATCCAGATGAAAAACCACAAACACTCAGCCCTGATCCCAAACCTAGGAGTTTTGAAATCCAACGTGAGAAAAACAAAGAGCCCACAGAGCCAAGCTATTCTGTGAAATACAGATCCTTCATTGACCTGCAGGACTTCAGGTGCTCCAGAGACTCGGCAAAGAGCCCCAGGCCCAAAGAGATCATCATCACTATAGATGTTCCGCTCATGAAGTCAGTAGCACATGCTAACCTGGAAGTGAAAGAGAAAACCCTGCTTCTGGAGTCTAAGACGCCTGCCTACAAACTGGAGCTACCTTTGTCCTACCCTGTGGACGAGGAGAGAGCAGTGGCCAAGTTCATCAAGCAGAAAGGACAGCTGACTGTGACCCTGCCTGTCCTTCCTTCCAAAGAGGCCTCAGAGTTCTTTGCTCAGTGTGCTGGTAATAGCAAAGGGACAGAAGGAGACGTGGAGGTGGGGGACAAACAGACGGAAGGCAGGGAAAGTCAAGTTCATGACGAGGAGATGAAGAACAAGGATGAGGAATCTGTGAAAGATGTCATTGGTGAGGAGGAGCAGTTGCCAGAGAAACTAACGGGTCAGGAACCTGTGGTAGAGCAgcaggaagttgaagaaaagCTGTATGAGAAAGAAAGACGGGAGGAAGCGGAGGAGAATGTGCAGGAACCTGGAGAACAACAAGAAATGAGCAGACAAAGTGAAGTCAATGAAGACAGAAGCAAAGATTCAGTCAGGAACGAGGATGCTCCAGCAAGCGCCGATCCGCTGCAGACTTCACCTGACGAGCAAGGCCCTGTAGTCCCCTCTGAACCACCTCGTGATGGAGAAGATGTACAAGTAGACTCCTGTTTAGAGTCACAAGTGACGGACCTGTTCATGCAAGAAACCGCAAAGGAGGAG ATGGAAAGAGACACATTTCAGGTAGCCCAGACAGAAAAAAGCATTGAAGAGGGTAACAAGACGCCAGCACCAGAGGAAGCAACTTCTATGGAAAGTTCAGCAAGTCACCCTTCAAAGAGCACCCTTCTCTCAGCGAAGGATgaggagaagccagagcctGACAAGAGGCAGCCGCCTGTGTTGTTGAGGGAAATCGACAAAGATGGCAACGTGACCGTCGTCAGCGATCACTCTACGTCAGCTGGATTCCTCTTCCAGAACTCCCTGATGTATGAACTCGACTAA